The Spirochaetae bacterium HGW-Spirochaetae-1 sequence CGCCATTCGTGAATACGGCGCCATGGCCGGGGTCGTCATAACGGCCAGCCATAATCCACCCGAGTACAACGGCTACAAAGTGTACTGGGAAGACGGCGGCCAGATCGTTCCTCCCCATGATAAAAATATCATTGACGAGGTAAAAAAAATCCATTCCATCTCCGAGATCAGGCGCATGGACTTTGACACCGGCGCTGCCGGGGGCGTTATTACCGTCATCAATAACGAAATTACCGAATCATATATACGGCAGCTAGAGAAGTATACTCACCGTACGTCCACCAGTTCAGATATTAGCATCGTTTATTCACCCCTTCATGGCAGCGGATATTCCGTCATCCCGGAAGTGCTTCGCCACTTCGGTTTCAACAACATTCATCTCGAGGAAAAGCAATCCATACCCGATGCCGATTTTTCCACGGTCAAGTCTCCCAATCCCGAGGAGAAAGAGACCATGTCGCTGGCCATAGAAATGGCTGAAAAAATCGGGGCCGATATTGTTCTGGCCACCGATCCCGACGCGGACCGCATGGGAGTCGCTTTCAAGGACTCTTCAGGGAATTATACCCTTATCAATGGAAACCAGATAGGAACAATGCTTGAATACTACATTCTGGCGAGATGCCGGGAAGACAGCACGCTGCCCGCCGGCGCCACGGTCATTAAGACCATAGTTACAACGGAGCTTCAAAGAGAAGTGGCATCGAGTTTCCAGTGCGGAATCATTGATGTCCTTACGGGATTTAAATGGATAGCCGCCAGGATGAAGGATTTCGATGCGGATAATTCACGAACATTCCTTTTCGGCGGCGAAGAGAGTTACGGATACCTCCCTGTTCCCTTCGTGAGAGACAAGGATGCCGTGAGTTCATGTTATTTTTTCGCGGAAATGACCGACTGGCTTAAACGGCAGGGAAAAACTCTTCACAATCTGCTCGATGAAATATATTTGAAATACGGCCTGTACCTGGAAGACCTGCATTCCCTCACCCTGAAAGGAAAGGATGGACTGGAAAGAATACGAGATATCATGAAAAGCTTCCGCCAGGCGCCGCCCAAGGATTTTGGCGGCAGAGCCGTAAAGGAATTCCGTGACATCAAATCGGGAACCGTAACGAACCTCATTACCGGCGATGAAACAATCCTCACCGACCTGCCCTCATCCGATGTACTGCAGTTTTTATTCGTCGACGGAACAGTTATAACCATGCGCCCATCGGGGACAGAACCGAAAATCAAGTTCTATTTCAGTGTCAAGAAAAAGACTTCGCGGGGAATGCTGAAAGAGGACAAGGCTGATCTCTATACACAGATTGACATGCTGAAGAAAGAACTGCTGGCCAAGGTGGAATCGATGTGATAGCGCCCTTCAGGAAGAAGAGACTGCTTTGAACATCTCTTCTTCTTTACGCTCCATTATTTTCTCGTCTTTTTTCGATCTCTCGTGATCATATCCCACGAGATGCAGAAGACCGTGGATTATAAGCCGCGTCAGTTCGTCCTTCAGTGTTACGCCGAACTCAGTCGCCTGCTCCATGGCGCGCTCCGCCGAAATGTATATGTCTCCCAGTTCCTCCATGGCCGTATTGACTGCGGGAAAGGGGTCCTCGCGGTATGCGAAACTTATCACGTCCGTAGGTTTGTTCTTCTTGCGGTAAGCCCGGTTTATTTCCCGTATATAAGCATCATCGGTGACAATGAGAGAAATTGCGACTTTATCAAGTCCGAGTATATCCGAGGAGGTCGAAAGGATTTTCTTCAGGAACCGGGCCGTCACTTTTCCGTAGGGAAGTTCGATATTCTCCGTAAATATTTCAATTCTTCTTCTGGCCATTTTTCTCCAGTTTCTTTTCCAGGCTTTTAACTTCCTCTGCGTCGGGATATTCAAGCCGGGTGTGGTATATGCCGTTCAGGATGCTCAGGAATGATTTCTGTATTGTATTGAGGTCGGCCATGGAGAGGTCCGTATCTTCCAGCTCGCCCTCGTTTAGTTTATTGTAGATGATTTTCCTCACCAGGCCTTCGAGCTTGGCCTGCGTCGGCTCCTGGATCGACCGCGATGCAGCTTCGATCGAATCGGCCAGCATGACAATCGCCGATTCCTTGGATTGCGGTCGGGGGCCGGGATACTGAAAATCCACCTTGCTGATTTCCTCGCTGTTTTCGTCATCGGTCATGGATTCCAGGGCCTTGTGGTAAAAATAGGTCATAGTGGTTTTTCCGTGGTGTTCCTTGATGAATGCTATGACCGCCGGCGGGAGTCCGTGTTTCCTGGCCAGGTTTACTCCCTTGTTTATATGGGATATGATGAGCTGGGAATAATACTTCGGCGACAGGGTCTTGGCCCGGGGATCGGTGACCTTGTTCTCGATGTACATTCCTGCGTCCTCTATCTTCCCTATATCATGATAAAAAGCGCCTACCCTGGCCATGAGATGGTCGGCATGTACGTCCTTGCAGGCCGTCTCTGCCATGTTTGACACCAGCAGGGAATGGTGATAGGTTCCGGGAGCCTCAACAAGCATTTTTTTGAATATCTCGGCGTTCAGGTCAGCCAGCTCCAGGAGCTTGAATTTTGTGGTGATTCCGAAGATGCTTTCATAGAGGGGAAATATCCCCAGGACAAGAATTGAATTGAGTATGCCGTGGGCCAGGGCCAGCTGTACGTTTTTAAACATGATTATTGCCGGTATTTCCTGGATGAGGTACGCCGCGATGATAACCAGGGAATTGATGACTCCCAGTATGAGGCCGCCGCGGAGAAAATCCGTCCTGCGCTGGACATTGTAATTGACGAAGACACCCAGGATTGCGGAACTCACTGACAGAATGATGGTGACAAGGTCGCCGCCATGGATAAGCGTGCTGAAAAAAACAACATGCAGTCCGATTATCATGGCCATGTAAATATTGAACAGGATCGCTATCATCATGGTAACGAAGGGAATAGGCAGGAGCAGTGCAAAGGTTATATTGACATTGTTCAGCACCTCGTTCCTGGCCACCATGTATGAATACAGCATGTACAGGAAAAGAAGAGAAAAAATTACAATGGCTCCCTGCTTGTCGGGAATGAGGATGCTGTTATATTCGACAAGGAAAAATCCCATGATTACGACAAAGATAATCTGGAGCAGAAATATGCCGCTTATATAGCTGACATTTGAAGATTCAGCGTAATTGTTAAGAATCCTGATTTTCCCCAGGCTCTCCAGGGTAATGGTGTCGCCCTCCCTGACAATGGTCTGTCCCTTTTTGAGCAGGCCCATGACGGGCTTGACACCGGTCATAGCCTCGTTGATGCGCCGCTGTGTTTCTTCTTCATTGAAATATGTATTGGGTTTCAAACCGGCCACGATGATCTGCGTAACGGCATTGAGCGTTTTCCGCGGCATATTGGGGGCAATGGAATAGCCGATGGTATACACCCTTTTTTTCATGTCATGAATGGTGTACAGGTCGTCAAGGGTTCCGGAAATTTCTTCGGTTTCAGTGCCGGTATTGATTATTCGTATGGATACGTTTTTGTTCTGGAGCTTCAGGGGATTGATGTACGGGGATTCAAGAATACTCATTTCCTTGTTATCGTAAATGTATATGAGAATTCTCGTCACGGTTTTGTTCAGTTCAACGGGATCGCCGTAACTGAGCAGCTGAAGAAGTATTTCATCGTTATATGTGAGATAGCGCGGAAGCCTGGACTTCAGGGCCATGAGCTGGAACGTGAGGTCATCGGTGCCGATAACGGGATTGTCCTTCAGTGTGGTGATAATGGTGTTGAACAGGATGCCCGTCAGTTTTATACGCTCCATGAGGACCGACGAGTCGCGGTCGAAAACAATGGGAATTGATTCGGCGATGCGCTTTTTCTTTATCTCTGTATCTTCGTCTTTCCGGTAATGTATGTCCTTGGGAACGCGGATATCCTCCGTGGAGATATCGCCGATGTTGTACTCATAGGTAGCGCCCGTATTGTTCAGGGCTAGCAGAACCGTGGCAATTATAATGATTGCCAATGTGCCGGCCATGGAATAGCGGATATTCCTGTCCATGAAGACACGGGATATCTTGTCGGCGGTGTTTTGCGATACTATTTTCATAGATTATTCACTATGCACTTTTGCCTCGTAGGCTGCAACTATTTTTTCAACAACGGGATGGCGGGAAATGTCCTGTTTTGCGAAGACGATGAACTCTATCTGGGGTATTGCCGACAGGATTTTCATGGCATGCAGGAGTCCCGACTCGCGGGGTTTATCCAGGTCTATCTGGGTAATGTCGCCTGTTATTACGAATTTCGATTTATTGCCCAGGCGGGTCAGAAACATCTTCATCTGGGAGCGCGTCGTATTCTGAGCCTCGTCGAGTATTATGAAAGCGTTGTTCAGAGTCCGGCCCCGCATATAGGCCAGGGGCGCGATTTCTATTTTCCCCTGTTCAATGAGTTTATACACCTTCTCGAATCCGAGAAACTCAAATAGCGCGTCGTAAAGAGGACGGAGATAGGGATTTATTTTCTGTATGAGGTCGCCGGGCAGAAAACCCAGGCTCTCCCCGGCCTCGACTGCAGGCCGGGTGAGAACGATACGCTCGACCTTTCCTTTCAGAAAAAAGTGCAGGGCCAGGGCCACGGCAAGATAGGTTTTTCCCGTTCCGGCGGGCCCGACGCCGAAAACAACATCGCCCTGGTGAATGGACGAAACATAGCGGGCCTGGTTCAGGGTTTTGGGAACAATGACCTTCCCCGTTTCATTTATGGTGATCTTCAGCCTGTTGATGTCGTCGGAACGTATCTTCTTTCCCTCGAGTACGGCCGTGGCGAGATAGCGCAGGTCGAACTCGCTCAGTTCATAAGAGGCTTCCCGGTCGTGGAGCAGATCGGTTATAAGATGGAGCGCCTGGAGCGTTTTTTCCGGACCGTCTTTAGCCGCCGAGATGATGAGAGTGTTCCCCCTGGGAATGATCTCCACGCCCAGGACGGACTCAAGGATATGAATATTGGCGTCATTGTTCCCGCACAGCTTTTTATACAGAGAGACATCATCTATCTCAAACGTATGCTCCACCGCTTCTACCTTTCAATGACCCTGATTCCGAGCTCCCGCAGCTGTTCCAGATCAACTGGAGACGGTGCGTCGCTCATGAGGCACTGCCCTTTCTGAGTCTTGGGGAAGGCGATGACGTCGCGTATGGAATTCCGTTTCAGTAAAAGCATCATTATTCGGTCCAGTCCAAGGGCGAGTCCGCCATGAGGCGGTGCGCCGAACTGCAGTGCCTCAAGGAGAAAGGAGAACTTGATTTTCGCCTCCTCGTCGGAAATATTCATGAGAGAAAATATCTTCTTCTGCGTTTCCGAGTCATGGATCCTTATGGAGCCGCCGCCGATCTCGGAACCGTTCAACACGATGTCATAGGCCTGGGCCTTCACCTTCCCGGCATCTTCCGGTTTCAGGTTGTCGAGCATGGGGAGATATTCTTTCTGTGGCGCCGTAAAGGGATGATGCATGGCCGCGAAACGTTTTGCCTCCGTATCGTATTCGAAAAGAGGAAAGTCCGTGACCCATACAAAGGCCAGCTTGTTTTCATCGATCATACCCAGGTCAGCGGCTATCTTCTTCCTCATGTTGGCCAGAGTGGCATTCACCACGCCGGGTTTGTCCACGGAAAAGAACAGTATGGCGTCATTCTTGAGGTTGAACCGTTCGATGACCGCCGCCTTCTCTTTCTCGCTGAGGAACTTGGCGATGCCGCCCTCGAAGGCGCCGTTCTTGTAGCGGAACATGGGAAAGCCCTTTGCCCCGTATATTTTCACGTATTCCGTGTAATCATCGCTCATTTTACGGGAAATCTTTCCTCCGTCCTCGACAGCCAGGCCCTTCACTACGCCGCCGTCGGCCAGGGTGTCAGAAAATACCTTGAACTCCGATTCGGTGAATATATCTCCGCAGTCCGTGAGCTCCAGGCCGTAGCGCAGGTCAGGAGCGTCCGTACCGTATTTTGACACGGCCTCGTCATAGGTCATGCGCTTCATGGGAAGTTCCACATCACGGCCCGTGATGTCCTTCACGATGTCCCGCATGAGTCCCTCGATGACCGTGATGATCATGTCCATGTTTATGAAGGACATCTCCAGGTCTATCTGGGTGAACTCGGGCTGTCGGTCGTTGCGCAGGTCTTCATCCCTGAAGCATTTGACGATCTGGAAATATCGGTCGAAGCCCGATACCATGAGAATCTGTTTGAAAAGCTGCGGCGACTGGGGAAGCGCGTAGAACTCGCCGCGGTTGATGCGGCTGGGCACGAGAAAATCACGGGCGCCTTCGGGAGTTGATTTGTTCAGCATGGGAGTCTCGATCTCAAAGAAACGGTTCTCCGAGAGGTAGCGACGCGCCGTCTGCATGAGGCGGTGCCGCTGTATGATGGATTCCTTCATTTCTTCACGGCGCAGATCCAGGAAACGGTATTTGAGCCGGACTTCCTCGCCCAGGTTGTCACGGGTGTTTATCTGGAAGGGAGGCACCTTGGCAGTGTTGAGAATATCAATACTTTCGGCGACGATTTCAACTTCCCCGGAAGGCACATTGGGATTGATTGTTTCCTTTGACCGCAGCCTGACCTTGCCGGTAACTTTTACCACATACTCACCGCGCGTCTGGTCGGCCTTGCGGGCATTATCCTCGGAAAATGAAGAATCGAACACGGTCTGGATTATTCCAGTCACATCGCGGACTTCGAGAAATATGATTCCCCCCAGGTCGCGCTTGGCATCGACCCATCCAGTCACGAGCACATCTTTGCCCTGG is a genomic window containing:
- a CDS encoding phosphoglucomutase, encoding MNQEISDHIKDWTRKPFDRETIDEIQSLVDTKNETELIDRFYTHLEFGTGGLRGIIGAGTNRVNVYTIGMASQGLANYIIANQGQSKGVVIARDSRRMSDVFARETAAIMAANGIKVYYFNDITPTPLGSFAIREYGAMAGVVITASHNPPEYNGYKVYWEDGGQIVPPHDKNIIDEVKKIHSISEIRRMDFDTGAAGGVITVINNEITESYIRQLEKYTHRTSTSSDISIVYSPLHGSGYSVIPEVLRHFGFNNIHLEEKQSIPDADFSTVKSPNPEEKETMSLAIEMAEKIGADIVLATDPDADRMGVAFKDSSGNYTLINGNQIGTMLEYYILARCREDSTLPAGATVIKTIVTTELQREVASSFQCGIIDVLTGFKWIAARMKDFDADNSRTFLFGGEESYGYLPVPFVRDKDAVSSCYFFAEMTDWLKRQGKTLHNLLDEIYLKYGLYLEDLHSLTLKGKDGLERIRDIMKSFRQAPPKDFGGRAVKEFRDIKSGTVTNLITGDETILTDLPSSDVLQFLFVDGTVITMRPSGTEPKIKFYFSVKKKTSRGMLKEDKADLYTQIDMLKKELLAKVESM
- the ybeY gene encoding rRNA maturation RNase YbeY, which translates into the protein MARRRIEIFTENIELPYGKVTARFLKKILSTSSDILGLDKVAISLIVTDDAYIREINRAYRKKNKPTDVISFAYREDPFPAVNTAMEELGDIYISAERAMEQATEFGVTLKDELTRLIIHGLLHLVGYDHERSKKDEKIMERKEEEMFKAVSSS
- a CDS encoding phosphate starvation-inducible protein PhoH, giving the protein MEHTFEIDDVSLYKKLCGNNDANIHILESVLGVEIIPRGNTLIISAAKDGPEKTLQALHLITDLLHDREASYELSEFDLRYLATAVLEGKKIRSDDINRLKITINETGKVIVPKTLNQARYVSSIHQGDVVFGVGPAGTGKTYLAVALALHFFLKGKVERIVLTRPAVEAGESLGFLPGDLIQKINPYLRPLYDALFEFLGFEKVYKLIEQGKIEIAPLAYMRGRTLNNAFIILDEAQNTTRSQMKMFLTRLGNKSKFVITGDITQIDLDKPRESGLLHAMKILSAIPQIEFIVFAKQDISRHPVVEKIVAAYEAKVHSE
- a CDS encoding aspartate--tRNA ligase; the protein is MFENRTYCGEITKADQGKDVLVTGWVDAKRDLGGIIFLEVRDVTGIIQTVFDSSFSEDNARKADQTRGEYVVKVTGKVRLRSKETINPNVPSGEVEIVAESIDILNTAKVPPFQINTRDNLGEEVRLKYRFLDLRREEMKESIIQRHRLMQTARRYLSENRFFEIETPMLNKSTPEGARDFLVPSRINRGEFYALPQSPQLFKQILMVSGFDRYFQIVKCFRDEDLRNDRQPEFTQIDLEMSFINMDMIITVIEGLMRDIVKDITGRDVELPMKRMTYDEAVSKYGTDAPDLRYGLELTDCGDIFTESEFKVFSDTLADGGVVKGLAVEDGGKISRKMSDDYTEYVKIYGAKGFPMFRYKNGAFEGGIAKFLSEKEKAAVIERFNLKNDAILFFSVDKPGVVNATLANMRKKIAADLGMIDENKLAFVWVTDFPLFEYDTEAKRFAAMHHPFTAPQKEYLPMLDNLKPEDAGKVKAQAYDIVLNGSEIGGGSIRIHDSETQKKIFSLMNISDEEAKIKFSFLLEALQFGAPPHGGLALGLDRIMMLLLKRNSIRDVIAFPKTQKGQCLMSDAPSPVDLEQLRELGIRVIER